One Mustela nigripes isolate SB6536 chromosome 5, MUSNIG.SB6536, whole genome shotgun sequence DNA segment encodes these proteins:
- the PNISR gene encoding arginine/serine-rich protein PNISR isoform X2, translated as MWDQGGQPWQQWPLNQQQWMQSFQHQQDPSQIDWAALAQAWIAQREASGQQSMVEQPPGMMPNGQDMSTMESGPNNHGNFQGDSNFNRMWQPG; from the exons aTGTGGGATCAAGGAGGACAGCCTTGGCAGCAATGGCCCTTGAACCAGCAACAGTGGATGCAGTCCTTCCAGCACCAGCAGGATCCAA GCCAGATTGACTGGGCTGCATTGGCTCAAGCTTGGATTGCCCAAAGAGAAGCTTCAGGGCAGCAAAGTATGGTAGAACAACCACCAGGAATGATGCCAAATGGACAAGATATGTCTACAATGGAATCTGGTCCAAACAATCATGGGAATTTTCAAGGGGATTCAAACTTTAACAGAATGTGGCAACCAG GCTGA